TTGGACGGCCTCTTCGACTGTGCATGGAACGACATCATCACGGCCTTGAAGAGCTGTGAGCTCTTCTTCCATGCCGCCGACTCCTGTGGCCTGCTCCAGAAGCTCATATCGACCTTGCTTGCTAAGATAGCATCCAATTCGGAGAACGCATTGATTTCCTCAGTGTCATTTCCTTCCTCTGCCTCCTCCTCCCCTGACGCCTCTGCTTTCAACTGGGAGTGGTGGTTTGATGACCTCACTGTGTTGGCCCCGGGCACGGTGGAGAAGATCATGAAGGCTCTTGGGGCTTACGGCGCCGACAACAAGAACCTTCTTCTGACCAGGTTTCTTCTGCATTATCTGAAGACGGCGGCGCAGAAGCCGTGCTGCAGAGAGAAGCACAGTGGCCTGGCAGACACCGCAGTCCATGGTGTGGCGGTGGTGGGAGCGGCAGCCTTTTCATGCAGAGGGTTGTTCAGGGTGATGAGGGTGCTGACAGGGCTAGGGCTCAGCAGGGAATGCAAGGGGAAGCTGGAGAGGGCGACAGGGCAGGTGCTTGACCAGGCCACATTGGATGATCTCCTGGTGACAGGCCACGGTGGTAGTGGTGTATACGATGTGAATCTGATTCTGAGATTGGTGAGAACATTTGTAAACTCAGAGGAGGGCGGTTCATCCTTgcagaggatgaagaagcttggCAGATTGATCGACAAGTACATCGTTGAGATCTCTCCAGATCAGAATTTAAAGATATCAAAGTTTCTGGAGGTGGCCGAGTGCTTGCCAGATTCTGCCCGGGACTGCTTTGATGGAGTCTATAAAGCAGTAGATATCTTTCTTGAGGTAATTCGTTCAATCTCTATAAGTCTCACCATTTGTTTTCAGAAGATGTTTTCTTCATTTATAAGTTTAAATAAGTAGATATCTGTATTTATTGACTCAGTCGCACCCAACTCTAACCGTCGAGGAGAGAACGAGGTTGTGTGGATGCCTTAACTATGAGAAGCTCACTCTTGAAGCCTGCAAAGAGCTCGCAAAGGGCCGGCGAGTTCCGCCGACGGTAGCCGTGCAAGCATTGGCCTCCCAGCAACACAAGGTGGAAAATTGGAGCAGTATTTGTAAATTGAGAAGCATCGCTTCTTCAGAGTCAGAGGAGGAGgagcaggaggaggaggaagaggagcagcAGCAGCTCAGGCTTAGCTTTCAAAGAATGATGATGGAGGTGTGCAGGAACATGAAAGGGAGGAGCGCAATAAGTCATGGTAGTAAGGGACTGCCAAGGCTCTGCTGAAttgctaatatatatatatatatttatttttgcttcttcTCATTTTTATTTTGTATAAGAATTGTAAGGTTTGAGTTGTGATATTGAATGAAATGGTAAAGTTTCAGATTTTTCAGGTTGTTTATGTGACATAATTAAAAGATATACAATTAAAATCTTAACCATcataaaatacttaaatttaGTAAAAAGTGATGATAGATTTATTAAGTACAGAATGAATTATTTTCAGTAATCTGTAATATGGGAGTGTGAGCATAGGACATCAGACACTGCTTTGGAATGCTTCTCCACGTGATGT
This region of Zingiber officinale cultivar Zhangliang chromosome 9A, Zo_v1.1, whole genome shotgun sequence genomic DNA includes:
- the LOC122018762 gene encoding BTB/POZ domain-containing protein At3g19850-like; this encodes MHELCDLKVHIDGRHVFFLHQKVLCTFSGRLKRTVRSLPKGLGLRIMEFPGGPRGFELVSCFCYNNGSIDINPSNVGLLHSSAILLEMTEEMVDGNLVRQTEAFLDGLFDCAWNDIITALKSCELFFHAADSCGLLQKLISTLLAKIASNSENALISSVSFPSSASSSPDASAFNWEWWFDDLTVLAPGTVEKIMKALGAYGADNKNLLLTRFLLHYLKTAAQKPCCREKHSGLADTAVHGVAVVGAAAFSCRGLFRVMRVLTGLGLSRECKGKLERATGQVLDQATLDDLLVTGHGGSGVYDVNLILRLVRTFVNSEEGGSSLQRMKKLGRLIDKYIVEISPDQNLKISKFLEVAECLPDSARDCFDGVYKAVDIFLESHPTLTVEERTRLCGCLNYEKLTLEACKELAKGRRVPPTVAVQALASQQHKVENWSSICKLRSIASSESEEEEQEEEEEEQQQLRLSFQRMMMEVCRNMKGRSAISHGSKGLPRLC